A window of Patagioenas fasciata isolate bPatFas1 chromosome 5, bPatFas1.hap1, whole genome shotgun sequence contains these coding sequences:
- the PPP4R3A gene encoding serine/threonine-protein phosphatase 4 regulatory subunit 3A isoform X1, with protein MTDTRRRVKVYTLNEDRQWDDRGTGHVSSCYVERLKGMSLLVRAESDGSLLLESKINPNTAYQKQQDTLIVWSEAENYDLALSFQEKAGCDEIWEKICQVQGKDPSVDITQDLVDESEEERFDDMSSPGLELPSCELSRLEEIAELVASSLPSPLRREKLALALENEGYIKKLLEIFHVCEDLENIEGLHHLYEIIKGIFLLNRTALFEVMFSEECIMDVIGCLEYDPSLSQSRKHREFLTKTAKFKEVIPISDPELKQKIHQTYRVQYIQDMVLPTPSVFEENMLSTLHSFIFFNKVEIVGMLQEDEKFLTDLFAQLTDEATDEEKRQELVNFLKEFCAFSQTLQPQNRDAFFKTLSNMGILPALEVILGMDDAQVRSAATDIFSYLVEYNPSMVREFVMQEAQQNDDDILLINLIIEHMICDTDPELGGAVLLMGLLRTLVDPENMLATANKTEKTEFLGFFYKHCMHVLTAPLLANTTEDKPSKDDFQTAQLLALILELLTFCVEHHTYHIKNYIINKDILRRVLVLMASKHAFLALCALRFKRKIIGLKDEFYNRYIMKSFLFEPVVKAFLNNGSRYNLMNSAIIEMFEFIRVEDIKSLTAHVIENYWKALEDVDYVQTFKGLKLRFEQQRERQDNPKLDSMRSILRNHRYRRDARTLEDEEEMWFNTDEDDMEDGEAVVPPSDKTKNDEDIMDPISKFMERKKLKESEEKEVLLKTNLSGRQSPSFKLSFSSGTKSNLTSQSSASNLPGSPGSPGSPGSPGSPGSVSKSTSQMAAITTKGGLVGLVDYPDDDEEDDEDEDKEETLPLSKKAKLDSS; from the exons GATACCTTGATTGTGTGGTCTGAAGCTGAAAATTATGATTTGGCGCTTAGCTTTCAAGAAAAAGCAGGATGTGATGAAATATGGGAAAAAATATGTCAG GTTCAAGGCAAAGACCCTTCTGTCGATATTACTCAGGACCTTGTCGATGAATCTGAGGAAGAACGTTTTGATGATATGTCATCACCAGGTCTAGAATTGCCATCTTGTGAATTAAGTCGACTAGAAGAAATTGCAGAACTTGTGGCATCTTCACTGCCTTCACCATTACGTCGAGAAAAACTCGCACTAGCACTGGAAAATGAGGGCTATATTAAGAAGCTCTTAGAAATTTTTCATGTGTGCGAAGACTTGGAGAACATTGAAGGACTACACCACTTGTATGAAATTATCAAGGGAATTTTCCTTTTGAACAGAACTGCACTTTTTGAAGTCATGTTTTCTGAGGAATGTATAATGGACGTAATTGGATGCCTAGAATATGACCCATCTTTATCACAGTCACGGAAACACAGGGAATTTCTGACTAAAACAGCAAAATTTAAAGAGGTGATTCCTATATCTGATCCGGAGCTGAAGCAAAAAATACACCAGACATACAGAGTACAGTATATTCAAGATATGGTCCTACCCACTCCCTCAGTTTTTGAGGAAAATATGCTATCAACACTTCATTCTTTCATCTTTTTTAATAAAGTGGAAATAGTTGGTATGTTACAG GAAGATGAAAAATTCCTGACAGACTTGTTTGCACAACTAACAGATGAAGCCACAGATGAGGAGAAAAGACAGGAGTTG GTAAATTTTCTGAAAGAGTTTTGTGCATTCTCTCAAACACTGCAGCCTCAAAACAGAGATGCATTTTTCAAAACCTTATCAAATATGGGCATACTGCCAGCACTAGAAGTCATACTG GGTATGGATGATGCACAAGTACGAAGTGCAGCCACTGATATATTTTCGTATTTGGTTGAATACAACCCATCCATGGTACGAGAGTTTGTCATGCAGGAAGCGCAGCAGAATGATGAT GATATATTACTCATTAACCTCATTATAGAACACATGATCTGTGACACAGATCCAGAGCTTGGAGGGGCAGTGCTACTCATGGGTTTGCTTCGTACTTTAGTTGATCCAGAAAATATGCTTGCCACAGCCAAT aaaacagaaaagacagagTTCTTGGGTTTCTTCTACAAACATTGTATGCATGTTCTGACAGCCCCTTTATTGGCCAATACTACCGAGGACAAACCTAGCAAAG ATGATTTTCAGACAGCCCAACTCTTGGCATTAATACTGGAATTGCTAACTTTCTGTGTAGAACATCATACTTATCACATAAAGAACTACATCATTAACAAAGATATCCTGCGAAGGGTACTCGTTCTCATGGCCTCAAAGCACGCTTTCTTGGCATTGT GTGCCCTTCGTTTCAAGAGAAAAATTATTGGACTAAAGGATGAATTCTACAACCGTTACATAATGAAAAGTTTTTTGTTTGAACCTGTGGTTAAAGCATTTCTAAATAATGGTTCCCGTTATAATCTGATGAACTCTGCCATAATAGAGATGTTCGAATTTATCAGAGTG GAAGATATAAAATCTTTAACAGCTCATGTAATTGAAAATTACTGGAAGGCACTGGAAGATGTAGATtatgtgcagacattcaaaggaCTGAAACTACGATTTGAGCAACAAAGGGAAAGACAAGATAATCCAAAACTTGACAG CATGCGCTCCATTTTGAGAAACCATAGATACAGAAGGGATGCAAGAACcctggaggatgaggaggaaatgtGGTTTAATACTGATGAAGATGATATGGAAGATGGAGAGGCAGTGGTGCCCCCTTCTGACAAAACTAAAAATGATGAAGATATTATGGACCCAATCAGTAAAttcatggaaaggaaaaaat tgaaAGAGAGTGAAGAGAAGGAAGTGCTTCTGAAAACCAACCTTTCAGGTCGTCAGAGCCCAAGTTTCAAGCTTTCATTTTCCAGTGGTACAAAATCTAACCTTACCAGCCAGTCGTCTGCAAGTAACCTGCCTGGATCCCCAGGGTCTCCTGGATCCCCAGGGTCCCCTGGGTCTCCAGGATCAGTTTCTAAAAGCACATCTCAGATGGCAGCAATTACAACTAAG GGAGGCCTTGTTGGTCTTGTAGATTATCCTGATGATGACGAagaggatgatgaagatgaagataaAGAGGAAACTTTACCTTTGTCAAAGAAAGCAAAGCTTGACTCATCATAA
- the PPP4R3A gene encoding serine/threonine-protein phosphatase 4 regulatory subunit 3A isoform X2, with translation MDTLIVWSEAENYDLALSFQEKAGCDEIWEKICQVQGKDPSVDITQDLVDESEEERFDDMSSPGLELPSCELSRLEEIAELVASSLPSPLRREKLALALENEGYIKKLLEIFHVCEDLENIEGLHHLYEIIKGIFLLNRTALFEVMFSEECIMDVIGCLEYDPSLSQSRKHREFLTKTAKFKEVIPISDPELKQKIHQTYRVQYIQDMVLPTPSVFEENMLSTLHSFIFFNKVEIVGMLQEDEKFLTDLFAQLTDEATDEEKRQELVNFLKEFCAFSQTLQPQNRDAFFKTLSNMGILPALEVILGMDDAQVRSAATDIFSYLVEYNPSMVREFVMQEAQQNDDDILLINLIIEHMICDTDPELGGAVLLMGLLRTLVDPENMLATANKTEKTEFLGFFYKHCMHVLTAPLLANTTEDKPSKDDFQTAQLLALILELLTFCVEHHTYHIKNYIINKDILRRVLVLMASKHAFLALCALRFKRKIIGLKDEFYNRYIMKSFLFEPVVKAFLNNGSRYNLMNSAIIEMFEFIRVEDIKSLTAHVIENYWKALEDVDYVQTFKGLKLRFEQQRERQDNPKLDSMRSILRNHRYRRDARTLEDEEEMWFNTDEDDMEDGEAVVPPSDKTKNDEDIMDPISKFMERKKLKESEEKEVLLKTNLSGRQSPSFKLSFSSGTKSNLTSQSSASNLPGSPGSPGSPGSPGSPGSVSKSTSQMAAITTKGGLVGLVDYPDDDEEDDEDEDKEETLPLSKKAKLDSS, from the exons GATACCTTGATTGTGTGGTCTGAAGCTGAAAATTATGATTTGGCGCTTAGCTTTCAAGAAAAAGCAGGATGTGATGAAATATGGGAAAAAATATGTCAG GTTCAAGGCAAAGACCCTTCTGTCGATATTACTCAGGACCTTGTCGATGAATCTGAGGAAGAACGTTTTGATGATATGTCATCACCAGGTCTAGAATTGCCATCTTGTGAATTAAGTCGACTAGAAGAAATTGCAGAACTTGTGGCATCTTCACTGCCTTCACCATTACGTCGAGAAAAACTCGCACTAGCACTGGAAAATGAGGGCTATATTAAGAAGCTCTTAGAAATTTTTCATGTGTGCGAAGACTTGGAGAACATTGAAGGACTACACCACTTGTATGAAATTATCAAGGGAATTTTCCTTTTGAACAGAACTGCACTTTTTGAAGTCATGTTTTCTGAGGAATGTATAATGGACGTAATTGGATGCCTAGAATATGACCCATCTTTATCACAGTCACGGAAACACAGGGAATTTCTGACTAAAACAGCAAAATTTAAAGAGGTGATTCCTATATCTGATCCGGAGCTGAAGCAAAAAATACACCAGACATACAGAGTACAGTATATTCAAGATATGGTCCTACCCACTCCCTCAGTTTTTGAGGAAAATATGCTATCAACACTTCATTCTTTCATCTTTTTTAATAAAGTGGAAATAGTTGGTATGTTACAG GAAGATGAAAAATTCCTGACAGACTTGTTTGCACAACTAACAGATGAAGCCACAGATGAGGAGAAAAGACAGGAGTTG GTAAATTTTCTGAAAGAGTTTTGTGCATTCTCTCAAACACTGCAGCCTCAAAACAGAGATGCATTTTTCAAAACCTTATCAAATATGGGCATACTGCCAGCACTAGAAGTCATACTG GGTATGGATGATGCACAAGTACGAAGTGCAGCCACTGATATATTTTCGTATTTGGTTGAATACAACCCATCCATGGTACGAGAGTTTGTCATGCAGGAAGCGCAGCAGAATGATGAT GATATATTACTCATTAACCTCATTATAGAACACATGATCTGTGACACAGATCCAGAGCTTGGAGGGGCAGTGCTACTCATGGGTTTGCTTCGTACTTTAGTTGATCCAGAAAATATGCTTGCCACAGCCAAT aaaacagaaaagacagagTTCTTGGGTTTCTTCTACAAACATTGTATGCATGTTCTGACAGCCCCTTTATTGGCCAATACTACCGAGGACAAACCTAGCAAAG ATGATTTTCAGACAGCCCAACTCTTGGCATTAATACTGGAATTGCTAACTTTCTGTGTAGAACATCATACTTATCACATAAAGAACTACATCATTAACAAAGATATCCTGCGAAGGGTACTCGTTCTCATGGCCTCAAAGCACGCTTTCTTGGCATTGT GTGCCCTTCGTTTCAAGAGAAAAATTATTGGACTAAAGGATGAATTCTACAACCGTTACATAATGAAAAGTTTTTTGTTTGAACCTGTGGTTAAAGCATTTCTAAATAATGGTTCCCGTTATAATCTGATGAACTCTGCCATAATAGAGATGTTCGAATTTATCAGAGTG GAAGATATAAAATCTTTAACAGCTCATGTAATTGAAAATTACTGGAAGGCACTGGAAGATGTAGATtatgtgcagacattcaaaggaCTGAAACTACGATTTGAGCAACAAAGGGAAAGACAAGATAATCCAAAACTTGACAG CATGCGCTCCATTTTGAGAAACCATAGATACAGAAGGGATGCAAGAACcctggaggatgaggaggaaatgtGGTTTAATACTGATGAAGATGATATGGAAGATGGAGAGGCAGTGGTGCCCCCTTCTGACAAAACTAAAAATGATGAAGATATTATGGACCCAATCAGTAAAttcatggaaaggaaaaaat tgaaAGAGAGTGAAGAGAAGGAAGTGCTTCTGAAAACCAACCTTTCAGGTCGTCAGAGCCCAAGTTTCAAGCTTTCATTTTCCAGTGGTACAAAATCTAACCTTACCAGCCAGTCGTCTGCAAGTAACCTGCCTGGATCCCCAGGGTCTCCTGGATCCCCAGGGTCCCCTGGGTCTCCAGGATCAGTTTCTAAAAGCACATCTCAGATGGCAGCAATTACAACTAAG GGAGGCCTTGTTGGTCTTGTAGATTATCCTGATGATGACGAagaggatgatgaagatgaagataaAGAGGAAACTTTACCTTTGTCAAAGAAAGCAAAGCTTGACTCATCATAA